A stretch of the Channa argus isolate prfri chromosome 9, Channa argus male v1.0, whole genome shotgun sequence genome encodes the following:
- the fkbp7 gene encoding peptidyl-prolyl cis-trans isomerase FKBP7, whose protein sequence is MWKFLSCTLFVFVSSQLSSWSAWAAAEELEAEIKVEVLFKPEQCSPKSKKGDLVNVHYDGFLAKDGSQFYCSRSDKTGHPQWFVLGVGQVIKGLDIGMMDMCPGEKRKITVPPSLAFGEKGKEPVPPNATVVFEVEVYSVSRGPRSMEAFRKIDLDKDKSLTKAEVKEYLKLEYEKGGKPRDDPFYEKIIADIFRKNDQDRDGLISTNEYNVFKHDEL, encoded by the exons ATGTGGAAGTTTTTGAGCTGCACACTGTTCGTCTTTGTCTCTTCCCAGCTCAGCTCGTGGTCTGCTTGGGCCGCGGCGGAGGAGCTGGAAGCCGAGATCAAGGTTGAAGTTTTGTTCAAACCCGAGCAGTGCAGTCCGAAGAGCAAAAAAGGAGATCTGGTAAACGTTCATTACGATGGGTTCCTCGCCAAAGATGGTTCCCAGTTCTACTGCAG ccGATCAGACAAAACCGGTCACCCTCAGTGGTTTGTGCTGGGTGTGGGACAAGTCATCAAAGGCCTTGATATTGGGATGATGGACATGTGTCCTGGAGAGAAACGAAAGATAACAGTTCCACCTTCTCTGGCATTTGGAGAAAAAGGCAAAG AGCCGGTGCCACCCAATGCTACAGTGGTCTTTGAGGTGGAGGTCTACTCTGTGTCCAGGGGACCTCGCAGCATGGAGGCTTTCAGAAAGATAGACCTCGATAAAGACAAAAGTCTGACAAAGGCTGAG GTAAAAGAGTATCTGAAACTGGAGTACGAAAAAGGAGGGAAGCCACGTGACGACCCTTTCTATGAGAAGATTATAGCTGATATATTCCGCAAGAACGACCAGGACAGAGATGGACTGATCAGTACAAATGAGTATAATGTTTTTAAGCATGATGAGCTCTAG
- the glsb gene encoding glutaminase kidney isoform, mitochondrial isoform X2 has product MLHFRVSTLPKELFKATLHRPLPGTKQKIWLTTRHCSFGTVSVDARAVYPRLRILHAAALRPALRTAPCAAPYRSYCAKPEGAVELDEHPKKDGVNNEAAGDKRRNPGILPSLEDLLFYTVAEGQEKIPAHKFLTALKATGLRTGDPRLKECMETLKETLKKTPDGVTLDRQQFKKCVQSNIVLLTQAFRKKFVIPDFQSFTSHIDELYESAKKLHEGQVADYIPQLAKFSPDLWAVSLCTVDGQRHTAGDTKVPFCLQSCVKPLKYAVAVHDYGTEYVHSFIGKEPSGLRFNKLFLNEDDKPHNPMVNAGAIVCTSLIKQSASNAEKFDYAMTFLKNMAGNEYVGFSNATFQSERESGDRNFAIGYYLKEKKCFPEGTDMTSVLDLYFQLCSIEVTCESGSVMAATLANGGICPITGERVLSPEAVRNTLSLMHSCGMYDFSGQFAFHVGLPAKSGVAGGILLVVPNVMGIMCWSPPLDKLGNSVRGIQFCTDLVELFNFHNYDNLRHFSKKHDPRREGGDQRVKSVINLLFAAYTGDISALRRFALSSMDMEQRDYDSRTALHVAAAEGHTEVVRFLLEACKVNPQPRDRWGNTPVDEAVHFGHHDVVTILQQYLEKYSLPSGGAAGDDKDSAEKSLDSLL; this is encoded by the exons atgttacATTTTAGGGTTTCGACATTGCCTAAGGAGTTGTTTAAAGCCACCCTTCACCGTCCCTTGCCCGGTACTAAACAGAAGATCTGGTTAACTACCCGCCACTGCTCTTTCGGCACCGTCTCCGTTGATGCCCGAGCTGTGTATCCGCGTCTGAGGATCCTCCATGCCGCTGCCCTCCGCCCGGCTCTCCGCACCGCGCCCTGCGCCGCCCCGTACCGCTCCTACTGCGCGAAACCTGAAGGTGCCGTGGAGCTAGATGAACACCCAAAGAAGGACGGAGTGAATAATGAAGCAGCCGGGGACAA GAGGAGAAATCCTGGCATTCTCCCCAGTCTGGAGGATTTGCTTTTCTACACAGTCGCGGAAGGTCAAGAGAAAATTCCTGCTCATAAATTTCTTACA GCTCTTAAGGCCACAGGGCTTCGCACTGGAGATCCTCGGCTGAAGGAATGCATGGAAACCCTCAAAGAAACTCTAAAGAAAACACCAGATGGCGTAACACTGGACAGGCAACAATTCAAGAA GTGTGTCCAGAGCAATATTGTGCTGCTCACTCAGGCCTTCCGCAAGAAGTTCGTCATCCCAGACTTCCAGTCCTTCACCTCCCATATTGATGAGCTGTATGAGAGTGCCAAAAAACTCCATGAAGGACAG GTTGCAGACTACATTCCTCAGCTTGCCAAATTCAGCCCTGACTTGTGGgctgtctctctctgcacaGTTGACGGACAGAG acacacagcaggagacacAAAGGTCCCTTTCTGCCTGCAGTCTTGTGTCAAGCCTCTGAAGTATGCTGTTGCAGTTCATGATTATGGCACAGAGTATGTGCACAGTTTTATTGGGAAGGAGCCCAGTGGCCTGCGCTTCAATAAGCTCTTCCTGAACGAAGATG ATAAGCCCCACAACCCCATGGTGAACGCTGGCGCTATTGTTTGCACTTCACTGATAAAG cAAAGTGCAAGCAATGCAGAAAAATTTGACTAT GCCATGACTTTTCTGAAAAACATGGCAGGAAACGAGTATGTGGGCTTCAGCAACGCCAC ATTCCAGTCAGAGCGTGAGTCGGGGGACAGGAATTTTGCTATTGGCTACtacttaaaggaaaaaaag tgtttCCCAGAGGGGACAGACATGACATCTGTGCTGGACTTATATTTTCAA CTGTGTTCCATTGAGGTGACCTGTGAGAGTGGCAGTGTCATGGCGGCCACTTTGGCTAACGGGGGTATCTGCCCAATCACGGGTGAGCGTGTGCTGAGCCCTGAGGCGGTGAGGAACACGCTGAGCCTGATGCACTCCTGCGGCATGTATGATTTCTCGGGGCAGTTTGCCTTCCAT GTCGGTTTGCCAGCCAAGTCTGGGGTAGCAGGGGGCATCCTCTTGGTCGTGCCCAACGTGATGGGTATTATGTGTTGGTCGCCTCCACTAGACAAGCTGGGCAACTCAGTCCGAGGAATACAGTTCTGCACG GATCTTGTGGAGCTTTTTAACTTCCACAACTATGACAACTTGAGACACTTTTCCAAGAAGCATGATCCTCGCAGAGAAGGAGGGGACCAGCGG GTCAAGTCTGTGATCAACCTGCTGTTTGCTGCCTACACAGGAGACATCTCTGCCCTGAGGAG gtttgcACTCTCATCTATGGACATGGAACAGAGAGACTATGACTCCAGAACAGCACTTCATGTGGCAGCAGCTGAAG GACACACAGAGGTGGTCCGCTTCCTGCTTGAGGCTTGTAAGGTGAACCCACAACCCAGAGACAG ATGGGGGAACACGCCAGTGGACGAAGCCGTGCACTTCGGCCACCACGATGTCGTCACCATCCTGCAACAGTACCTTGAAAAATACAGCCTGCCTTCTGGTGGCGCCGCTGGTGACGACAAGGACAGCGCTGAGAAAAGCCTGGACAGCCTGCTGTAG
- the glsb gene encoding glutaminase kidney isoform, mitochondrial isoform X1, with protein MLHFRVSTLPKELFKATLHRPLPGTKQKIWLTTRHCSFGTVSVDARAVYPRLRILHAAALRPALRTAPCAAPYRSYCAKPEGAVELDEHPKKDGVNNEAAGDKRRNPGILPSLEDLLFYTVAEGQEKIPAHKFLTALKATGLRTGDPRLKECMETLKETLKKTPDGVTLDRQQFKKCVQSNIVLLTQAFRKKFVIPDFQSFTSHIDELYESAKKLHEGQVADYIPQLAKFSPDLWAVSLCTVDGQRHTAGDTKVPFCLQSCVKPLKYAVAVHDYGTEYVHSFIGKEPSGLRFNKLFLNEDDKPHNPMVNAGAIVCTSLIKQSASNAEKFDYAMTFLKNMAGNEYVGFSNATFQSERESGDRNFAIGYYLKEKKCFPEGTDMTSVLDLYFQLCSIEVTCESGSVMAATLANGGICPITGERVLSPEAVRNTLSLMHSCGMYDFSGQFAFHVGLPAKSGVAGGILLVVPNVMGIMCWSPPLDKLGNSVRGIQFCTDLVELFNFHNYDNLRHFSKKHDPRREGGDQRQHTYGPMDYESLQQELALKAPLWKKVSPTESHQDSSTTVVYRMDNVGK; from the exons atgttacATTTTAGGGTTTCGACATTGCCTAAGGAGTTGTTTAAAGCCACCCTTCACCGTCCCTTGCCCGGTACTAAACAGAAGATCTGGTTAACTACCCGCCACTGCTCTTTCGGCACCGTCTCCGTTGATGCCCGAGCTGTGTATCCGCGTCTGAGGATCCTCCATGCCGCTGCCCTCCGCCCGGCTCTCCGCACCGCGCCCTGCGCCGCCCCGTACCGCTCCTACTGCGCGAAACCTGAAGGTGCCGTGGAGCTAGATGAACACCCAAAGAAGGACGGAGTGAATAATGAAGCAGCCGGGGACAA GAGGAGAAATCCTGGCATTCTCCCCAGTCTGGAGGATTTGCTTTTCTACACAGTCGCGGAAGGTCAAGAGAAAATTCCTGCTCATAAATTTCTTACA GCTCTTAAGGCCACAGGGCTTCGCACTGGAGATCCTCGGCTGAAGGAATGCATGGAAACCCTCAAAGAAACTCTAAAGAAAACACCAGATGGCGTAACACTGGACAGGCAACAATTCAAGAA GTGTGTCCAGAGCAATATTGTGCTGCTCACTCAGGCCTTCCGCAAGAAGTTCGTCATCCCAGACTTCCAGTCCTTCACCTCCCATATTGATGAGCTGTATGAGAGTGCCAAAAAACTCCATGAAGGACAG GTTGCAGACTACATTCCTCAGCTTGCCAAATTCAGCCCTGACTTGTGGgctgtctctctctgcacaGTTGACGGACAGAG acacacagcaggagacacAAAGGTCCCTTTCTGCCTGCAGTCTTGTGTCAAGCCTCTGAAGTATGCTGTTGCAGTTCATGATTATGGCACAGAGTATGTGCACAGTTTTATTGGGAAGGAGCCCAGTGGCCTGCGCTTCAATAAGCTCTTCCTGAACGAAGATG ATAAGCCCCACAACCCCATGGTGAACGCTGGCGCTATTGTTTGCACTTCACTGATAAAG cAAAGTGCAAGCAATGCAGAAAAATTTGACTAT GCCATGACTTTTCTGAAAAACATGGCAGGAAACGAGTATGTGGGCTTCAGCAACGCCAC ATTCCAGTCAGAGCGTGAGTCGGGGGACAGGAATTTTGCTATTGGCTACtacttaaaggaaaaaaag tgtttCCCAGAGGGGACAGACATGACATCTGTGCTGGACTTATATTTTCAA CTGTGTTCCATTGAGGTGACCTGTGAGAGTGGCAGTGTCATGGCGGCCACTTTGGCTAACGGGGGTATCTGCCCAATCACGGGTGAGCGTGTGCTGAGCCCTGAGGCGGTGAGGAACACGCTGAGCCTGATGCACTCCTGCGGCATGTATGATTTCTCGGGGCAGTTTGCCTTCCAT GTCGGTTTGCCAGCCAAGTCTGGGGTAGCAGGGGGCATCCTCTTGGTCGTGCCCAACGTGATGGGTATTATGTGTTGGTCGCCTCCACTAGACAAGCTGGGCAACTCAGTCCGAGGAATACAGTTCTGCACG GATCTTGTGGAGCTTTTTAACTTCCACAACTATGACAACTTGAGACACTTTTCCAAGAAGCATGATCCTCGCAGAGAAGGAGGGGACCAGCGG CAACACACCTATGGACCAATGGATTACGAGAGCCTCCAACAAGAGCTAGCTCTGAAAGCCCCTCTTTGGAAAAAGGTGTCCCCTACTGAGTCGCACCAGGACAGCTCTACCACTGTAGTCTATAGGATGGACAATGTGGGcaagtga
- the glsb gene encoding glutaminase kidney isoform, mitochondrial isoform X3 — protein MTLQSASNAEKFDYAMTFLKNMAGNEYVGFSNATFQSERESGDRNFAIGYYLKEKKCFPEGTDMTSVLDLYFQLCSIEVTCESGSVMAATLANGGICPITGERVLSPEAVRNTLSLMHSCGMYDFSGQFAFHVGLPAKSGVAGGILLVVPNVMGIMCWSPPLDKLGNSVRGIQFCTDLVELFNFHNYDNLRHFSKKHDPRREGGDQRVKSVINLLFAAYTGDISALRRFALSSMDMEQRDYDSRTALHVAAAEGHTEVVRFLLEACKVNPQPRDRWGNTPVDEAVHFGHHDVVTILQQYLEKYSLPSGGAAGDDKDSAEKSLDSLL, from the exons ATGACGTTG cAAAGTGCAAGCAATGCAGAAAAATTTGACTAT GCCATGACTTTTCTGAAAAACATGGCAGGAAACGAGTATGTGGGCTTCAGCAACGCCAC ATTCCAGTCAGAGCGTGAGTCGGGGGACAGGAATTTTGCTATTGGCTACtacttaaaggaaaaaaag tgtttCCCAGAGGGGACAGACATGACATCTGTGCTGGACTTATATTTTCAA CTGTGTTCCATTGAGGTGACCTGTGAGAGTGGCAGTGTCATGGCGGCCACTTTGGCTAACGGGGGTATCTGCCCAATCACGGGTGAGCGTGTGCTGAGCCCTGAGGCGGTGAGGAACACGCTGAGCCTGATGCACTCCTGCGGCATGTATGATTTCTCGGGGCAGTTTGCCTTCCAT GTCGGTTTGCCAGCCAAGTCTGGGGTAGCAGGGGGCATCCTCTTGGTCGTGCCCAACGTGATGGGTATTATGTGTTGGTCGCCTCCACTAGACAAGCTGGGCAACTCAGTCCGAGGAATACAGTTCTGCACG GATCTTGTGGAGCTTTTTAACTTCCACAACTATGACAACTTGAGACACTTTTCCAAGAAGCATGATCCTCGCAGAGAAGGAGGGGACCAGCGG GTCAAGTCTGTGATCAACCTGCTGTTTGCTGCCTACACAGGAGACATCTCTGCCCTGAGGAG gtttgcACTCTCATCTATGGACATGGAACAGAGAGACTATGACTCCAGAACAGCACTTCATGTGGCAGCAGCTGAAG GACACACAGAGGTGGTCCGCTTCCTGCTTGAGGCTTGTAAGGTGAACCCACAACCCAGAGACAG ATGGGGGAACACGCCAGTGGACGAAGCCGTGCACTTCGGCCACCACGATGTCGTCACCATCCTGCAACAGTACCTTGAAAAATACAGCCTGCCTTCTGGTGGCGCCGCTGGTGACGACAAGGACAGCGCTGAGAAAAGCCTGGACAGCCTGCTGTAG